DNA from Aliarcobacter skirrowii CCUG 10374:
GAAAAACCTTTTAAAATCTCTTGATGTAAAATACTTCTTCCATCTTCATCTAAGACTTCAATATCAGCTTTATTTCTTATTAAAATCTCTGCAAAAGCAAAATTTTTCTTCTCTAACTCTTTTTGTAAAGTTGTTTTACCATCTTTTCCAATAGAGTTTACACTTGAAGAAAAACCTAAAACCTGCTCTGCTAAAGAGATATAGTTATCATTTTGATTGATTGCTAAATATTTTTTATCTGTAATATCTTTATCATGTTTTTGTAAAGTTGTAATATAAAAAATCTCATCAACAATAGACATTCCTCTATTATCAACAACACCTAAATCAATTCTTCTATCAATTAAATGATTTAGTAAAATTTTATTTCTATGACCTAAAAGAACAGCATTATAAAGTACATTTTGTCCATTTTTATCAATAGCATTTATATTAATACCTTTTGCCATTAAAACCAAAGATATTCGCAAATTTTCTTGCAAAACAGAATAAAAAAGTGCATTTTGACCATTATTATCAACTACATTTATATCTTTTATCTTTTTTACAACATCTTCAACAAGTTCCAGATTTTTACTTAAAACTGCATCAAATAGAACTGTTTTTCCACTATTATCAACCGAATCAAAATCTGGATTAAAATCTTGCAAAAAAGAGTATGCTTTTAGATTTGCAACTCTTACAAGTTCTTGTAAAACAGTTCTTCCTTTACTATTTTTACTATTTATATCATAACCATTTTGTAATAAAAATTTTGCTGCTTCAAAATCATATTTTTCACAAGCATTACTTAGTACTGTTGCCCCTGTGTTATCCTCTTTGTACAAATCTACCCCTAGTTTTATTAAAAGTTTAATTGAATTGAATTTTTTCTTAAAAGCAAGTTGAAAAAGTATAGTTTTACCTCTATCATCAATAGCATTTATATCTACACCTTTATTTATATAACTTTTTACTTTGTTTTCATTTACACTATCTGACAATAGTTCTTTAAGTAAAGATTCACTATCTGCTTTGAAGTAGCTTAACACTATAAAATTCCTTATTCAAATCCATTTTTATATAAGCTTATATTTTAACCTAATTTCGATTAAAACTTTTTCTATATCTTTTTTTATCACTAAATTCTCTTTTATCCTCTTGCTTTTTTGTGCTAGCTCTATTTTTAATATTTCTATTTTTAAAAGGTGGTTTTTCAACATCTCTATCATCTATTAAAACACCTTTTAAAGATTTTTCAATAAATGCATTAAATGAGTTTCTTAAAATATAGGCTTTTTCATGATCTGGAAAAATTTCTGGCAACTTATACGAAAGCCAAAGATATAAAGATATTTTTTTTACCTCATCTTCAACCAAAAGCAAATCTTTTTGTGTAATTGCCTTTTTTGGCAAGGTAATTGATGGTTTATAGTGATTTGGTCGTTTTTTTATAACACTTGCAATATATGAATTAAATGCTTGAACTATAATAGTTGATTTTGTAGTAATTGGAGCTTGAGCTAAAAGATATTTCTCTTCTAAACTCAAACCATCTTTGCTATCAACAATTCTTGAAGTTTCAAGCATACTAGATAGATTTGCAGCTTCAAAAGGACCAG
Protein-coding regions in this window:
- a CDS encoding ankyrin repeat domain-containing protein, producing the protein MLSYFKADSESLLKELLSDSVNENKVKSYINKGVDINAIDDRGKTILFQLAFKKKFNSIKLLIKLGVDLYKEDNTGATVLSNACEKYDFEAAKFLLQNGYDINSKNSKGRTVLQELVRVANLKAYSFLQDFNPDFDSVDNSGKTVLFDAVLSKNLELVEDVVKKIKDINVVDNNGQNALFYSVLQENLRISLVLMAKGININAIDKNGQNVLYNAVLLGHRNKILLNHLIDRRIDLGVVDNRGMSIVDEIFYITTLQKHDKDITDKKYLAINQNDNYISLAEQVLGFSSSVNSIGKDGKTTLQKELEKKNFAFAEILIRNKADIEVLDEDGRSILHQEILKGFSSRRVVDFLLVNGANVNQVDNYGKSILENLIELYLASTGQKTPEKQLEKYVQENGDFDFYIKKILAQGVNVNLKKANGRNILYELVKYSCEPIINTLVEYGVDVNCVDENGITPIAYMVEEGLKLLNPKEQAEFLKNLQLFLKYKVSLDIQDKDGRTVIHKAVIADNLQVVEKLMIKKANLDIKDNHGRTALHHTQWKGNYEIARWLISAGANLNETDNSGFNILNYAAILGHIRLVITLISSGALLYNKHQKNKKIAQFFKSKERVLDRYLEATNVSDDNMRNALSELVMNFRKEINEAL